From a single Dehalococcoidales bacterium genomic region:
- a CDS encoding DUF5679 domain-containing protein translates to MQAYCVKCRAKREMKDAKSITMKNGKPATQGVCPTCGTKMFRIGKS, encoded by the coding sequence ATGCAAGCCTATTGTGTAAAGTGTCGTGCGAAAAGGGAAATGAAAGACGCCAAGAGCATAACCATGAAAAATGGTAAACCAGCAACTCAGGGTGTATGCCCTACCTGTGGCACGAAGATGTTCCGTATCGGGAAGAGCTAA